A region from the Lentimonas sp. CC4 genome encodes:
- a CDS encoding dienelactone hydrolase family protein — protein MKTLTSLLLTSFITSLASAAIVQKTIPYELDGVQFEGTLIYDDDLDDDETLPGILMIPNWMGPSENATTKARMIADDDFAVFVADMYGVTVRPSNRAEAGKAAGLVRGDRALMRSRAQKAVDVFHGLADAHPIHADKTLAAGFCFGGGAVLELARTGTESIQGVVSFHGDLISPTLESDTKQIKIPVLVLHGADDPYVPQADVQTFVETMMADDVDDWTLVQFSGAVHSFTNPDAQSDGSRYDARTSKRAFEMMDDFADEVLK, from the coding sequence ATGAAAACTCTGACTTCTCTGCTACTCACCTCGTTCATCACTTCGCTCGCATCCGCAGCGATCGTTCAAAAGACTATTCCTTACGAACTCGATGGCGTTCAATTTGAAGGCACTTTGATCTACGATGATGATCTTGATGACGACGAAACACTACCAGGAATCCTCATGATTCCGAACTGGATGGGCCCCAGTGAGAACGCCACCACCAAAGCACGCATGATTGCAGACGACGATTTTGCTGTCTTTGTGGCTGACATGTATGGGGTTACCGTCCGACCAAGCAACAGAGCAGAAGCTGGTAAGGCAGCAGGATTGGTTCGCGGCGATCGTGCACTCATGCGCTCCCGCGCGCAGAAGGCGGTCGATGTCTTTCATGGTCTAGCTGATGCACACCCCATCCATGCTGACAAAACACTCGCTGCTGGCTTTTGCTTCGGCGGTGGCGCCGTGCTGGAGCTCGCTCGCACTGGCACAGAATCCATTCAAGGCGTCGTCTCCTTCCATGGAGATCTCATATCACCAACACTGGAATCCGACACCAAACAAATCAAAATCCCAGTGCTCGTCTTACATGGCGCAGACGATCCTTATGTGCCTCAGGCAGACGTCCAAACTTTTGTGGAAACGATGATGGCGGACGATGTCGACGACTGGACCCTGGTGCAGTTCAGCGGCGCGGTGCACTCGTTCACGAATCCCGATGCCCAGTCGGACGGATCTCGCTACGATGCGCGAACCTCCAAACGCGCTTTCGAAATGATGGATGACTTCGCTGATGAAGTGCT